The sequence CACTTAACTGCTGCAGTGGCAAGCTTGGTGGTACTATAGCTGCACTAAATTGTTGCTGTGGTAATCAAATGCAGATGCAATGCAGTAGAAGGGGGTAAAGACAATATATTACTACAATTATATGAAATTGAGAAGATAATACTAAGAATAGAATATTAGTAGCATGACCGAAAATAAAATAGCCGCTGTGTCAAATAACATAACAATTGTCTCAAATACAGGGAAAAAAATACTCCAACGCCATCATTAGCCGTTTTGACTTATTgctgtctttaaaaaaaatgttgcccATTTCTTTCGAATTGTGGTGATGATGCCGATGTCCAACGGTGTGTCATTAGCAAACCACTGCAAGTATTCATAATTGTAAGTTAGTactgcaaatataaaaattcagttCCAATTGTACTGAAGTTTATGCATACCATGGACCAATCACTCTTTATGTCGCTGGCTATGATGTTCCAGATCCAATGCATTATGTAATATCCACATTCATAACAGCCGGTTTGAACGTGACTCTACATATGGAAAACATTTGAACATCGTATACATTACATAAGTTCATGACTTAACTAGACAACACTAACACATGGTACATAGCTGACTTACCTTTACTTCAATCCACTTTGGTGCAACTGCCTTAGTTTCAGGAGACAAGGTCTTCTTCAATTTTGTCATTACACTGCTTTTAAAAAACCACATCAACGCATATACAACAAAATGTCAATCAATAATGACCATTAAAGAAGGCTTGCAAAAAGTTATATGGTATGAGATAACCTATTAATTGTAGCTTTGATATGCATATCAGGTTTCCTACGCAAAGAACAGAACCAAACAACAACATGTTGCCTAGGACACAAAATTATGAGTTGCCAATGTTCCCTGCATGTCATTCACATTAGATACGTATACACCCAAACATCATTTGAAGTATGTTTGTTAAATAGCACTTACTGATGGAAGTAAGGTCCAATGTACACCTCTCGGTCAGATTCCTTAAGCCATCTTTCAAGATATTGTTCGCATTCGCTGCGTCTATCCTTTGAACAAACCAACGACTGTGGCTCAAGGAATGCATACATGAAACCTTGACTGAATATCTGACTCCACTCATGAATATACCTATTCACATGATTTGAAAGTATTGTAGTGGATCATGATATTGAATGAATGAGGAATGAGTTATATGAAGGAATTCACTTACATTAACCATAATTGTATGACAGATATGTTCAGACTTTTGTCTCCTGCTATTATTTCAATAACAtctgaatatgtgatgaatatCGATGTAGATGCATCTTCAATTCCAAGAAATCTCCCATCAAAGGTGATTTGAAGTGGCTTGTCGTAAAGATCGAAACTGTACTTCATCAATTCACGCAACGGATCATCTGCGTTCACATTAGCCGGCTTCGGCACATGTGCATCCTCGTTGTGTGGAATACGTTGTGGATGCTACATGGTTAATGAAAGTGGGTGAGTATTTGTACTGTAATCTATGAATGTTTTACTTTACGTATGTCAAATGAAACATGTTACCTCATCTAATACAGCTTTCACAAGGTGTGTGGGCCAAGCTACAAATGTATTGACGGCCTGCTTCACATATTGTATTTCTGAGGTGGCATAGGGGACCTCAGCCTCAGGATCAATAACTGTTTCTACACTTACCCTGACAACATCATCTGCATATGCCACTGTGTGTATGATTGAATCCCCCTCCATTATTTTCCCCATGGCCACCAACCTTAAATGAACCATAAACAAAGCTTTTTTTAGTgcatataaaacaaaaactaaaccatgaacaaaacacaaaccaaacccaacaattacAGCTGCAAgaaaaatcaaaactccgattcAATTGTAAGTAAGGTAATATTTCTACAAACCTTTGTGTACCATCGTTACGCTGCACAAACAGTCCCATCAATGGTATGGCATCAGCATCCTGTTCTTGTGAAGCCTGCGCATTGGTAACAGCATTACTTCCCTGTGTGCTGACACGCGcacctagttgttgtatgtccGGCTGAATTTGGAGTGCCTCTTGGGATCCTTTGTAGATGAGATTCATTCTGGTCACATACATGTTATTTGCAACTCTACAATGACAAGGAGACTTTGGTGGGAGCCTTTGAGATGGGTTAATAGAGTGGGTCCTTTTTCCACAGACCCAAAGAACCACTTTTTGCAATTCACTCAATGGAACAACAAAGCTAGTATAAACAACAGATGGAAATTTGTGTGGTTAGCTCTATCCTTCTTCGTCTGGCATCATAGAAATGCTATGATTTTCAAGAACCACCCGTTTGATCCTGAAAAGGTTATCGATGATACCTTGTTCCACACTTGGTCTTTGTTAAAATGTGCAGAGAAGGACTACACCAGGGACTACACCATCCATATGTAGCAGTTGCATGTGGAGGTCAACACCAGGTTGTCTCATGAACGACAACTCCATTAGCCATCTTCCAGCGGTCAATGACATGGTGTGCATGCAACGGGactcgagaaatttgaacacCTTGCAATACATGTTCTGGGGGTGGTCGGGTAAGGACATAAAAAGGCGGAGATGAAGAGATTTATTGTAGAATAtttcagtacacctagtactgaattttatacataatatatttgctttttgccttgcaaaaaaaaacaacaaaggaaGGGTAAATGTTGACACCTCTTCCAAGAGGTGCAGCATACATGTAATTAAGTTATGGGGTGTAGCTGGTCCACAATACAATCCTCAAATTCAACCACAATTGGGGTTAATTTATACTTGTTCCTATAGTACCTATGGTACTCTCGTAATTGTATGATATTGGCAGCTATGTACATAATAAACATCATACTAGACAGCTCAAAAGAACAATTACACGGCATGAATATGAAGGCATTAAACGAATACATGCTTTCAGGCATCATACATGTTTGTGATTTGTGGaatttcaaaaacatattttaaactattacTAGAAACAATAAACACACCTGCAAATAATGAAAGGAGTTCTTTGGTGATTCTTTGGTGCCTGATTCAGcctgaaaaataataacactttGGTCAATCAACCGCTTCTATGACAAACATTTGTGTAATATGTAGAAAATAATTTGTGGCAATCAACTTGATATGATACAGAATTAAATTGCAAGGCATTTACTAAAGAAAGCAGTGAAGACAGAGTTCCAACAGTCATATATAAATCTCAAATGATGGAAGAAGGTCTTCACTACATCATATTCTTTCTAGCTATATAAAGCTGAAATCATCATTGCAAGACaggaatatataattaagaaatggCTCCAAAAAAACAATTAGTGTAAATTTTGAAATGGAAATGTTCCAATATGATCTGATTTGTATTGTAGAAATTATTGTCCTAGCATTTGGATGGAATCTCTATGCCCTTGCCCTGTTTCATTTGACATGTACTTAGATTTTGCTTTCCTTTATTGAATCTGATATCACAACATCATATCTTGGCATCTACAAATTACAGCTAGCATTTGGATGATGCTCTGCTTTTACTTTGGTCATGGCTCAACTCCAATGTTCCAGATTTTACACTTCACTTTAATCAATGTTCTTCCAATGTAACACTAGGTTTCTGTACTTAGCTTGGGAGTGTGGGGGCTGGACTTTTGTAGCATGGGTTAGGTAGCAGGGTGCTATGGTGCTGGCTTTGTTCCTACTAATAATCATAGGAACCAGCTGGCccctaaaatttgtaacttcagtaccactggtactcattattaatatatcatatctatgtttgctgacaaaaaaaaaattaaaagaaactatttgtgtaaatttttaatatgattaagcatataatgtaatataaattacttaatttatatgtataaatttcataatagtgGTTATTCCACTATCTACTATCCTACTATACCAGTTTTGGGGTGAAATGCTCTGCATCTGTATTCAGGAATTGATAATGATGCATACAACTCTCATTGACCATATTAGCCCAGAAAGGGAGCTTGGACTAGCCTAGCCTGAGTGTAAAGGGTGAAGGTTCCATGTGATGGGGTTAAACTGGTGGTATATTGATGGAAAATTTAATGGGATCTTAAATTGTGACCAGTCCTGATATCAATTGGTGGGAGGTATTGGTTTGATTGACTTAGGGATATTGTTGAAAATCAACCTATTGTTCATATGGAATTAGAggtcaatttgtttttttaatagggCAGAAACATTTATCAGGCTGGAGGGGTAGAGAAGTGAATGTGCAACGGGATGGGTTGAGGTTGAGTACAACATGTTGGATTCTATATCCAGATGATGCAAAGGCCCAAGCTGTTCACTCAACAGAGGCAATGGAGCCTGATAGGGGGGCACATCAGGATTGACTGAGTTATATCCGAGTGCCATGGTACACAGTCCTTGAAGCTCTGAACACAGATGGAGCTTCATAAAGGGCCACATCATGGTTAGTCAAGACATATCTGGACGGTACACTAagcaaatggtttttttttcctaaaataccAGAGAATGGAGTTCTTGCTCATAGTAATGCCACCAAAAATAAGAATCCAAGGAATGTAATTATAAACCTTGGAACAAACACCCCCATAGATATTGGGAAAAAACTCTAACAAATGAATGAAATTAGAAACAAAGGAATGTCTATTTTTCCTTGATTAGTAATATCAGCCTGTAgagattataaaatttgattgcaTCATACAAAGAAGGATTGGTGTAACAGAAAAGTGCAACAATGAAAGCTTTCTGAACCAAATTCTCATACAAGGATGTGAGAAAATGGGCTTCAAAGTAGAGTCTGTGGCTATAAATTCCTCAGCAGATGACTATTGTGGTTCATGCTGTTATGGTTGCAGAACAAGAGATAAGAAGGGAACTGACTCCACTTGGTTGGTTGATTCTGTAGGCAATGGTGCAGTGATCCTCACTGGATGTAAAGCTGAGAGATTCATacttgaaaatgtaaagaatggaatgaagaaaaagaagtgcTTAGGAGTGATTGCTGCAGCAAGTTGGAGGAATAAGGTAAGAAAGAAACTCCAAATTCAATACAAGGTAACCATCTCAGCATGTGGCTTTCTCAAGACTCATCCTCTAATGATTTCTAGTGGACTAGTATGCTACGAAGACATAATTTGCACcaagaaaataattaactagAAACTAAAAGTTTGCAGTGCAAACCTCCTATC comes from Glycine soja cultivar W05 chromosome 20, ASM419377v2, whole genome shotgun sequence and encodes:
- the LOC114401988 gene encoding uncharacterized protein LOC114401988; the protein is MYVTRMNLIYKGSQEALQIQPDIQQLGARVSTQGSNAVTNAQASQEQDADAIPLMGLFVQRNDGTQRLVAMGKIMEGDSIIHTVAYADDVVRVSVETVIDPEAEVPYATSEIQYVKQAVNTFVAWPTHLVKAVLDEHPQRIPHNEDAHVPKPANVNADDPLRELMKYSFDLYDKPLQITFDGRFLGIEDASTSIFITYSDVIEIIAGDKSLNISVIQLWLMYIHEWSQIFSQGFMYAFLEPQSLVCSKDRRSECEQYLERWLKESDREVYIGPYFHQEHWQLIILCPRQHVVVWFCSLRRKPDMHIKATINSVMTKLKKTLSPETKAVAPKWIEVKSHVQTGCYECGYYIMHWIWNIIASDIKSDWSMWFANDTPLDIGIITTIRKKWATFFLKTAISQNG